Proteins from a single region of Salvelinus sp. IW2-2015 linkage group LG4p, ASM291031v2, whole genome shotgun sequence:
- the LOC139023524 gene encoding beta-crystallin A1-1-like encodes MNDDYPSLQSMGWGNNEIGSMQVQNGVWVCYQFPGYRGYQYIXECDRHGXEYKHYREWGSHAQTFQVQSLRRIQQ; translated from the exons ATGAACGATGACTACCCCTCCTTGCAGTCCATGGGCTGGGGCAACAACGAGATCGGATCCATGCAGGTCCAGAACGGAGT CTGGGTGTGCTACCAGTTCCCCGGTTACCGYGGCTACCAGTACATCWTGGAGTGCGACCGTCATGGCGKAGAGTACAAACACTACAGGGAGTGGGGCTCCCACGCTCAGACCTTCCAGGTCCAGTCTCTGCGTCGCATCCAACAGTGA